The following proteins are co-located in the Lagenorhynchus albirostris chromosome 2, mLagAlb1.1, whole genome shotgun sequence genome:
- the MTF1 gene encoding metal regulatory transcription factor 1 isoform X4: MTRCSDQIHLTINPGSTPMPRNIEGATLTLQSECPETKRKEVKRYQCTFEGCPRTYSTAGNLRTHQKTHRGEYTFVCNQEGCGKAFLTSYSLRIHVRVHTKEKPFECDVQGCEKAFNTLYRLKAHQRLHTGKTFNCESEGCSKYFTTLSDLRKHIRTHTGEKPFRCDHDGCGKAFAASHHLKTHVRTHTGERPFFCPSNGCEKTFSTQYSLKSHMKGHDNKGNSYSALLNHNGSEIKKLKHTDPLLNNAVLKDTNHSLCLRNLSLLSTDSEFQENSNTGQNTFSTLSPAIIFEPMFQKSDDPAIQEDPQQTAALIENFNGDAESVSDVPPSTRHSASLSLPLILQPGISEPPQPLLPASAPSAPLPAPSLGTGSQQAAFGNPPALLQPPEVPVPHSTQFAANHQEFLPHPQAPQPIVPGLSVVAGALASAAAVASAMAAPPQPQSTTEPLPAMVQTLPLDANSVLTSNPTITITPTPSTALLQPSLVMGEQNLQWILNGATSSPHTQEQIQQASKVEKVYFTTAVPVASSTGSAVQQIGLSVPVIIIKQEEACQCQCACRDSAKERAAGRRKGCPSPPAPALSTQPPDEPSLKLPPQTFSPPPIPLSSSAASSSCEQSRQAVTPSDPQTETLRAMDMSEFLSLQNLDTPSNLIPIEALLQEEEEMGLTSSFSK; this comes from the exons GTAAAGAGGTACCAGTGCACCTTTGAGGGCTGTCCCCGCACCTACAGCACAGCAGGCAACCTGCGCACCCACCAGAAGACCCACCGGGGAGAGTACACCTTTGTCTGTAATCAGGAGGGCTGCGGCAAGGCCTTCCTCACCTCCTACAGCCTCAGGATCCACGTGCGGGTGCACACGAAGGAGAAGCCGTTTGAGTGCGACGTGCAGGGCTGTGAGAAGGCGTTCAACACTCTATACAG GCTGAAAGCACATCAGAGGCTTCACACAGGGAAGACGTTTAACTGTGAATCTGAAGGCTGCAGCAAGTACTTCACCACGCTCAGTGATCTGAGGAAGCACATTCGAACCCATACAGGAGAAAAGCCATTTCG GTGTGATCATGATGGCTGTGGAAAAGCATTTGCAGCAAGCCACCACCTTAAAACTCACGTCCGTACACATACTG GTGAAAGACCCTTTTTCTGCCCCAGTAATGGCTGTGAGAAAACATTCAGCACTCAATACAGTCTCAAAAGTCACATGAAAGGTCACGATAACAAAGGAAATTCATACAGTGCACTTCTAAATCACAATGGATCAGAG ataaagaaactgaagcacactGACCCCCTTTTGAATAATGCGGTTCTTAAA gaTACAAATCACTCACTTTGTCTGAGGAATTTAAGCCTTCTGTCCACAGATTCCGAATTTCAAGAAAATTCCAATACA GGCCAGAACACTTTCAGCACACTTTCACCAGCAATCATCTTTGAACCAATGTTCCAGAAGtcagatgatccagcaattcagGAAGATCCTCAACAGACAG cTGCCTTGATTGAAAATTTTAATGGTGATGCAGAGTCAGTCAGTGATGTTCCGCCATCCACAAGACATTCAGCATCTTTATCTCTTCCACTTATACTGCAGCCTGGCATCTCCGAGCCACCCCAGCCTCTACTACCAGCCTCAGCACCGTCTGCTCCTCTGCCTGCTCCCTCCCTAGGAACTGGTTCCCAGCAAGCTGCATTTGGCAACCCCCCTGCTCTCTTACAACCTCCAGAAGTGCCTGTTCCCCACAGCACACAGTTTGCTGCTAATCATCAAGAGTTTCTTCCGCACCCCCAGGCACCGCAGCCCATCGTGCCGGGACTTTCTGTTGTCGCTGGGGCTTTGGCGTCAGCAGCGGCAGTGGCGTCAGCCATGGCAGCACCGCCTCAACCACAGAGTACTACTGAGCCCCTGCCGGCCATGGTCCAGACTCTGCCCCTGGATGCCAACTCCGTCCTAACTAGTAATCCCACTATAACCATCACCCCGACTCCCAGCACGGCTCTCCTGCAGCCCAGCCTCGTCATGGGAGAACAGAACTTACAGTGGATACTGAATGGTGCCACCAGCTCACCACACACCCAAGAACAAATT cagcaAGCATCTAAAGTTGAGAAGGTGTACTTTACCACGGCAGTACCAGTAGCCAGTAGCACAG GGAGCGCAGTACAGCAGATTGGCCTCAGCGTCCCTGTGATCATCATCAAACAAGAGGAGGCCTGTCAGTGTCAGTGTGCGTGCCGGGACTCCGCCAAGGAGCGGGCGGccggcaggaggaagggctgtccTTCCCCTCCCGCTCCAGCGCTGAGCACCCAGCCTCCTGATGAGCCCAGCCTGAAGCTACCACCGCAGACTTTTTCCCCACCCCCGATCCCCCTGTCGTCCTCCGCCGCCTCCTCTTCCTGTGAGCAAAGCAGACAAGCAGTGACTCCTTCAGACCCTCAGACAGAAACATTACGTGCCATGGATATGTCAGAGTTTCTGTCCCTCCAGAACCTGGACACGCCGTCTAATCTGATTCCCATTGAAGCACTactgcaggaggaggaggagatgggccTGACCAGCAGCTTCTCCAAGTGA